One window of the Tachypleus tridentatus isolate NWPU-2018 chromosome 10, ASM421037v1, whole genome shotgun sequence genome contains the following:
- the LOC143228392 gene encoding uncharacterized protein LOC143228392, whose amino-acid sequence MSDTTTSNTRSLNEKILRSQTTVDIPDVSLPEFICTTLENQTDKYLMIAHDNSRSITIKEVLLYGNRFASALIRRGLKLGDVFCLCCSNNVDFPAAVLGIMNAGATITLGKPMDTKGELQYRLEKAGATYLLIERENLEKAREATKHLPNFREILVFEKTKDCPSFRELVEEDDGSAFRGPPKVDPKDTPFLLPFSSGTTGLPKAIVHTHFSCLATILHTMDPNIWKYPRDEIVLGMYPFCHAAGLMFLFVCMLQGLTVINVPFYDSDLFLEVIPRHKVSIVLAAVSVVYFLLNDPKAQQYDLTSVKDILTTGANLRHEANEEVLMKTLPFLRSVRQLYGLSETFFVSCPEKGKTLPNSVGTLYPSMELKIVDVITRATCGANESGEFLVRGKQLMKMYLNNPKASVEAFTPDGWYKTGDYGYYDIEGNLYITDRIKEIIKTGFHQVSPTEIESVLLSHHAIEDAAVISVPDLALGEVPYGFVVTKPGVNITPEDIIHFASDRLAPQKQLKGVEIVSQIPRSDLGKLQRNMLKERFQHLNN is encoded by the exons ATGTCTGATACCACAACTTCTAATACTAGATCTTTGAACGAAAAGATCCTTCGTTCTCAAACTACTGTAGACATTCCTGATGTCTCCTTACCTGAATTTATTTGCACAACCTTAGAGAACCAGACTGACAAATATCTAATG ATAGCACATGACAATTCTCGTTCTATCACCATTAAAGAAGTGCTTTTGTACGGAAACCGGTTCGCCAGCGCTCTCATACGACGAGGCTTAAAGCTTGGAGACGTATTTTGCCTTTGTTGTTCTAATAACGTGGATTTTCCAGCGGCAGTATTAGGAATAATGAATGCAGGAGCCACCATAACTCTAGGAAAACCCATGGATACAAAAG GAGAACTACAGTACAGACTAGAGAAGGCTGGTGCAACTTATTTGTTAATTGAGAGGGAAAACCTGGAAAAGGCTCGAGAAGCAACGAAACATCTTCCGAACTTTCGG GAGATACTGGTGTTTGAGAAAACCAAAGATTGTCCATCCTTTAGGGAACTTGTTGAAGAAGATGATGGATCTGCCTTTAGGGGCCCTCCCAAGGTTGACCCTAAAGATACACCATTCCTGTTACCATTTTCAAGTGGAACTACTGGCTTACCGAAAGCTATTGTCCATACTCATTTTAGTTGTCTGGCAACAATACTTCACACGAT GGATCCAAATATTTGGAAATACCCTCGTGATGAAATTGTTCTAGGCATGTATCCATTCTGCCATGCGGCTGGCTTGATGTTTCTGTTTGTCTGTATGCTACAAGGACTGACAGTCATCAACGTACCATTTTATGATTCAGACTTGTTTTTGGAAGTCATACCACGTCATAAG GTGTCCATCGTTTTAGCGGCCGTTTCTGTGGTCTACTTCCTTCTGAATGATCCAAAAGCACAACAGTACGACCTTACCAGTGTGAAGGACATACTGACAACTGGAGCTAATCTTCGTCATGAAGCCAACGAAGAAGTTCTCATGAAAACCTTGCCTTTCTTGCGTTCTGTGAgacagt TGTACGGTCTCAGCGAAACGTTTTTTGTTTCTTGTCCGGAAAAAGGAAAAACTCTACCGAATTCTGTTGGAACATTGTATCCATCCATGGAGTTAAAG ATTGTAGACGTTATAACAAGGGCCACTTGTGGTGCTAATGAAAGTGGAGAATTTCTTGTACGTGGTAAACAGTTAATGAAAATGTACCTAAACAACCCTAAAGCTTCAGTAGAAGCGTTCACACCGGATGGTTGGtacaaaacag gAGATTATGGTTACTATGACATCGAGGGAAACCTCTACATTACTGacagaataaaagaaattataaagacTGGATTCCATCAAGTTTCTCCCACTGAAATAGAGTCTGTGTTATTAAGCCATCATGCTATAGAGGACGCTGCTGTAATTAGTGTTCCAGATTTGGCATTAGGAGAAGTGCCTTATGGGTTCGTCGTGACTAAGCCTGGTGTTAATATAACGCCAGAGGATATCATCCATTTCGCATCAG ATCGTTTAGCTCCACAGAAACAGTTGAAAGGAGTGGAAATTGTAAGTCAGATTCCACGTTCTGATTTGGGCAAGTTGCAACGTAATATGTTGAAAGAACGTTTTCAGCATCTGAACAATTAA